AGGCGGGCCACAGGCCAGCCCAATTAGATTTGTGCCGGGCCAAGCCCTTTGGGCTTTCGGGCTTGGCAAAAAAGCCCAGCCGGACGGGCATCTATATCTGCTctctgctctctttttttccctgGGCAGGAGGATCGGAacccatctctctctccctttttcttcttttccttggTGAGCCCACGTATCTTGCttgagcgccgccgccacacccccctccccctccccctccccttccGCTGCCGAGTGTCCCAGTcccctcgcgcgagcgccaccgccgccggttgATATCCCCTTCGATTCCCATTTGTCctccatcaccccacgaaccgattccgccctttagctccccatttcatctccttaatctccCCCGATTCGTacctgaggcaaaaatcaaggccGCCATACCTTGCCATACTGGGTCCTCCGTCATTGCAACTTGGAGTTTGACTACCATGGGCATCCGGCGATTTGTGAATCTGCTGGTGGCGAACCGCACGAGATGTACTTATTCGCTGCGCCGCTTCGATCTGTCGCAAAACCAGTTCTTCTACGATTCACCGGAAGAATTAGCTTCACATGGGCGAGTTCTGCCGATACAAAAATATACAGAGGGATCTGCTTATTCTCCCCTGAAAAGGAAGAAGGCTAACGACAAGAATAAGAAGCAGCTAGCGGCCTCAGATATTGGGACAATCCGGCTGCCGGCACCATTCTTCACCATGCGACCGACGCCATGCCGGCCAGGTAAGCCCGGCGAACATCAGCTGGATGTATTCGCTCTCTCAGAACGCAAGATCATGTTGGCGGACCGCCATCGACGCGTCTTGAGCTACGACGCCGACTCGCACTGCGCCTTGACCATGCCCTGGCTCCACGCTCCCAAGACTGATCCCTTGACCGTCTCCATCCCTGGAAGCCAACAGGACGACGGCGAAGGCAGCATCTACATCATCGAGAGGATGCTCTGGCCAGAGTCACAGAGGAGCTTCCAGTTCGAGGCCCTCGTCTCCGACAGGTTCCATGCCGGCGGTTACCATCCTTTCGGGACCTGGGGATGCCAGGCGTTCCAGCTGCCGCCGACGTCGTTGTCGAAACGAGCATTGGTATGCTGTGCCGCGGCGGTGGGCAACGCCATCTGCGTCTCCATATCTGGCGCTGGCACCTACTGCTTCGACAGGGCGAGCCACGCCTGGAGCCATGCCGGTGACTGGATGATGCCCTTCTTTGGCACTCCCGAGTACGTGCCCGAGCTCAACCTCTGGTTTGGCATCTCTGGCCGTGATTTCAAATTACCTTGCGCGGCCGATCTCTCGCCTGTTGCCCGAGGgcagccgccggagccggcctTGTTTTGGGGGCATGATGATCACCTGCCGGAGGAGTGGCATTATAGACTGTGCACTCCCTCCCAAATGGTTAGCCTGGGTTCTGGCAAGTTTTGCATCCTCAGGTACCTTGAAACTAGAATACCCTGCCCCGATGAGGTAATTGTGGACAATTCATATGCTGTCTTCACTGGTCTGGAGGTCTTAGCTGGCAACGGCAAGAAACATGGGCTGCGTATGGTTAGCCACAAGTCCAGACGCTGCAGGAATCCTCAGGCCAACTCCATCCAGCGTTTGCTCTGAAGTCTGTTATGCATCATCCTTTAATTTGTCTCTGTACCGCCGTATTTTACTTTGCTATACTATCTTATGCGTCATCCCCCTATTGCCTCTTATTCGAGACTATTAACTAGTCCCCCCGTCTCAtgattcttgtcttaaatttgtctaaaaatggatgtatctattcctgaAAAgctatttcgacaagaattatggaacgaagaGAGTAGATACCTGTTGGATAATCTTTGGACTATCATTGTGATTTGGCACTGTATGATGTTGTGTTTTACGTTCCAATGAGAAATGCCATGAGTTGTCTTGATGTTATTCCAGGTTTGTCGTCAGATTTACTGGTGAGCAAGACTTGAAAGTTCGAAATCACAGGGAAAGCAAGACCTGCTACATCCCTTGCACGGCCGATTAAGACCCTGACGTGAGAGGGCAGCAGCCGGAGCAGGGCTTCgttgggggtggggggggggcatGCTCACCTGCCCAAGCCTATTCAGTCCCTCCAAAATGCATGGTTTTGCCTGTGTTGTAGCAGATTTTGCTTCACCATGTTCTTTGAAACTATGGTATTCAGCCCCTATATGGTCGAGCTAGCTGGATTTTATTTACATGAGGAACTAGCTGTTGACAAGCAGTTTGCTGTGTAGCTGCTGATCTGGTCGTCTGGAGGCGTGGGCTGCCGCCTGCCAATGGCAATGACACCCGCAAGAAAGAGATGACTAGGCAAACTCCAGGAATCTCGACTAGAGTAGTAGCGAGCGGGGAGGGGCCGAGGGGAGAAAGGAGTTGGCGTGCCTTTCGCCCGATTGAAGACAACGCAGCCATGGAGCCGCTCGCCTCCACCACCGGGGGAAGTGAGTTTGCCGCATCCTCCGCCGGTGAAAGGTGTGCTCCTTTGCTTGCTGCTCTAATTAATATTGCTAGCATGCCGATCTATGCTTCTGTTCACGTATCTTTTGTGAATGAGATTATCAGTTCTCATACTTGTGTCACCAAGTCCTTGATGAATTGCGAACACCAATGGAAAGGAGAGATCGAAACTCCCAGGAACACGATCAAGCCCTGTGTCGTGCTCTTCTTTGTACCTGGCACGTGACATGCGGGCAGGCTTCATCTGTAGATTCTCTGCGAGCCGTATGCCGGCGGCGAGACGACGCTTTAGTCGGCCTTTGCAGTTCTAACGGGAGGAGTGGCATTATAGACTGTGCACTCCCTCCAAAATGGTCAGCCTGGGTTCAGGCAGGTTTTGCATCCTCGGATACCCAACAGCTTCGACGAGGTGCTTGTGGGCAAGCATATGCCGTCTTCGCTGGCCTGGAGGTGTTACCTGGCAAAGGGGAGCATGGGCTCCGTAGCAGGCGATCCTCGGCCGCTGCGACAACGATGCAAGAAGGGCTGAAGCAGATCAACTCTGAAGGATCTCTGCACAGGTTAGAAAACACTCCCGATGGAGTAGCTAACAGAGCAGATTCAGAGAAAATCCCGCCGTCGCTCGTGTCCAGCGGCCGCTGCTCATCTCCCGGCATCCGGCGtccgagcccgccgccgccagagaCCGCAGCCGACTCTCGATCTGAAGAACCCCGCCAAGGCTCCAATGCCGTCCGGCCGTCTCCCATGCAGAGTCTCCTGCGGCTCCTGCCCAAGTTCatgtcgctgccgccgctcacctcccacctccgcctcgcccATACCGGCTGAGGACTGCTTCGCCTCCAAGTACGTCGATTTGCGCGACGGGGtcgagcaggagcaggagtgGCGGCCACCATGAAGTCTGTTtgcgcggcggccgggaggagcagagcagccaccggcagcagcgcctccacctccgtcTCCTCGCCCACCGGCTTCTGTTCGCCTCCGCTGGGAAAGCAAGCCCCTCGGAGGCCTCCTATTTTATTTTCGTTTATATGGCTTTTATTTGGTTCGACGAGGTGCTTGTGGGCAAGTCATATGCCGTCTTCACTGACCAACTTCACCCAGTGCTTGCTCTGAAGAACAAATGTACtagtagtagcagcagcacTGCAGCAGTAGCAGTATGCATCATTCTTAATTTAGTGTCCTTTTCTGATCCCATTCAATCAAGACCTCCAAAATTTCCACAAAGACATTGAATCCGAGAGCCGCAAGAGGAGGTGCAAGTTAATTTCGACCATATACAAAGAAGAATTTTTCCGCTTATCTAAGAGGAGTATGTTGGTAATGTTGTGGACTTTCATAATTTCATTCACCCCATCTGCTTAATCAAATTCGTTTGCCGATCATAAATAAACCGAACTGAGCAGGCGCCAAACGATTGAAACAAGAAACTTTGTACGGAGTAAGTCCTAAAACTCAGAAGAGCTCCACGCTTCCACCAAAAGCAAAACCGCAGCCTCAGGTCCTGGACAGTGGACAccggaagaagaaaaaggagccGCACAGCCATCCTGCCCGCACAGCTCATGTGCTGCGCCCATGCCAGTGATGCCACGGCACATGATTCCACTAGTAGCAAGCTCCAGGCATCACGCGTGCACCACCATAACGTTTCCACCTCCAGGCATCGAACCCACCGATGGAACGGAGTCAACATGATAAGATTTTCACAtacatctatatactaagtcatgtcaacaaaggatgtctcaattttgactaaattttgaatgcatctatatactaagtcatgtctagatacatccaaattttgacaaacttaagacatcttttgttggacggagggagtatctaagTTTGATGGCAGATAAACATCGATACAGGCCATGTGACGCCACTATATGTTCATTGCAAGGCTTACACAGCATTACCCTCATTTACATTACCAAGTTAACACATCTCCAGGGTCTGTGCAATTGTGTTAACAGCAAAAATGTGTTTTCCAAGATGGAAGGGAAACACCACAATGGCCAAAATCAGGACTATATCTTAGAGCTTGGTTAAAACTATAGTGCTAGTTACCATCATGTGATGATTCTAATTGGTAACGATGATTTTTGTTGATATAGTAAAAGTTGACAGACGGAGAGATCAGATCCTGAGGTCTTCGATATCTGACAGAAGGGTGGCTCCACCTGCCGATCTTTCATCAGGGAGGCTAACTACCAATTGACCACAAGCACCGGCTATGTCTTGACCCATCTCTTGGCGAACTGTGGTTCTGATGCTGTAGACGCCTCTTAGGACCTTCTGAAACTTCTTCACGCTCTGGTCACTGCTTGTCTTGAAATTGCTCGATGAGCCAATTGGATTAAATGGTATCAGATTAACAACCTGTCAGTGATTACAAGAACAGAGTGCTGGTCAATTTCAATTTGTGGTTGTTAAGTCTTAAGATGAAGATATAAAAGCAAAATCAAAAAGCCCTCAAAATTCATTGTGCTCAAAATTATGTGTTGCTGACTAGAACAAAAACTGATTTGAAGCACACATTCATTTCTCACGCAGTTGAGATGGTTGCAAGCAGGTTACAAAAAAGGAGGACCAAAAAGAGATGACAGTCTCATAGATGCAGACTAAAGATATGCATGAACTCTGGTACCTCAAGGAAATTTGGAGGACCAGACTAACTAAACAAAGAGGTCAAATGCAAACAAACAGGTAATGACTGAACAATAAAGATCACCACCAGCAAGCGTAGTGTGGAACCATAAACATCCAGGGTAAATAACTAAGTGCAGTGCAACTAGATGCATGGAAATGTTTTCTGATCAAATAAAGTAAGAATAATAATAAAGAGTATTCAGGAATTCATGATAAATCATAGTAACACTGCTACAAAAGAAAGTATCTCACCGCTTTAAACGTTTCAAGGAGTTTACCAAGCTGGTGGGCATGCTGCTCCTGATCGTTAACCCCATCAAGCATAATGTACTCAATAAAAATTGTCTGCTTGCTGCGATGGAACATAAAAGTGGTCAATGAAACTTAAAATTATTTATTAAAAAGTTTGGCCCTCACAAGTCATCGCATTTGTGTAATCTTACCTCTCGTTCTGATAGGATTGTAATGCATTCATTAGCTTTCCTAAAGGAAAGGCTCGTGCAGCAGGCATTATCTGACAACGTATGTCTTGGTCAGGAGCATGCAATGACACAGCTAAATTGATATTTGGAAGATCATTGTTGAACTTGTTGATGGAATGGATAATCCCAACCTGCAGTACACCATATAATACTACAATATAGACTGGGATTTACAACGGTTGCTCCAAATTAAACCCTAAATGATATTCTTTCAGCTGCTCCAATCCTAAACTAAACTCAATTCTTCAACTAAATGTCAGCAGGACATACTTATACCATGATCAATCATATAGATaatcacaaaaataatataagTCAAAAGCATGCAAACACATGAGCATAAATTAATGTCAAGTTATCTGCATAGAGAAGTCTTCACCAGACAAAATGGTAGGAACCATCTGCTATACTGCAATGCAAGCCTGAGCAGCAGAGACTGAAAGCAGCTTCATTAATAGGTGGGGGAGAGGGGGCTACATCTTAAAAAGAGAGCAACATGTTATGTGTGCACAAAAAATATACACAGGGTAAAGAATTTCACACTAGTGAACAGAATACTGGGCACTCAATAGATTGAAGAATGAGACTTCAACATGTAGTAGGAGAATTTGAAGTATACTGGGTgctcaaaatatatatattcagaACATCATTTGAGGTGTTTAAGAAGGTCAGCTACTGATAGAAACGAGGTTTGAACATGCAAAGGATCTACTTACAGTAGATACAGTAATTCTCTTGGGTGAAAGCTGAAATGGAGGTCCTGTCAAGACATGGATTGCTTCAACCACAGCAGTATAGTTGTTTAATGGCTCCCCCATTCCCTGCAAAACAGCAGAGGAAGATCATAAATGGAAGTCATCTAGAGAAGACCAAGAACAAATTGTTTAGACATCAAATCTACCAATGTTCTTGCAAAGATATGGCACAACTCACCAAATTTGGATAATAGTGTCTGTATAGATAATGATGGGTACAGATCTCAAGGCACGTCGTATGGGTGAGAGAGTGGAAGCACTCACCCATACAAGGTACCAACAGTTTTTCCAGCAATAATTTACTTGCAGAAATGTTGATGAACACATGTACTACGAAGCACAGCGACTGTAGTTTCCTTAGAAAGGAATACATCTATCTAACTCATGTCATGAAATTAAATACAAATCCCACCTAGCCTCATCCAGCAGACATTTTGCcaataaaatacataaaatCTACACAAAAAGACAgtaagaaaacaacaaaattacaaaaaaggCAACACTTGAAAGATGCGACATAGCTCTGCCTTCCTGTCTGTATGTAAACTTTAACGCAAAGTGCACACAAAACGAACAATAACaaaaccaaacaacacaaattAATCGGGTTAGAACGATGAGAACGTAGAGACCAGTGATTCTAAATCTAAACAATTTCTTTTTGAAAGAATATGAGGAAACTTCCAACAATTTGAAAGTTTAAATTACCATGAAAACAACATTTCGTATTTGGGAATAACGGGATGCATGGACCAACTGCTCCACAATTTCTCCAGAGGACAGATTGCTTTTGAAGCCCATTGTTCCAGTAGCACAGAATCTACAGCCCATCTTGCACCCTACCTGTGTAGAAGCGAAGTGAGTACAAGTAAACAGAAAGTCACAAGCTTAACAAGGATCGTGGTATGCTGTTGCACATAAAGTTACCAGCAGGTCACCAGAAGCAGCAATGGCAAAACAACTTAAGCCATTAGAACAAGTTTTTATGTTCTTGCTAAAGCACTGGCCATCCAATGTGGAACGCGAATATATCTACCTGTGATGATACACACAGCGTTGAACGCACTCCTCCAGGGCGAGGTTTCCCGTCATACTTCCCCAGTCGTGTATCATATCGCATGACCACTGCTTCTACAGATTCCCCATTCTAGATTGACAAAAATTGAAGTGTGATAAGTCGATGTCATTTGATAATAGAAGTAAGAACAAGCAAACAATCAAAATAGACTTtgccacacaaaaaaagagagcaaaatCATTGGACAAcagcagaaataaaaaagatggTGGTTTACACGCAAGCAAGCAAATCAAGTCAAATTGGCATCGGTGACGAAATGGAGCTAACACTacggcatgcatgcagtactGCAAAATAACATTAAagagttcaattttttttatttttttttgggatgATTAGCAAACTAACACAACACACACCGTCATAAGTCCAGCTTTGTGTCAAGAGTACAATGATCCAGGGCAAGTAGCTTATctagagagagaaaacacatgCTAGATATTACCGCATAAGAACTGATATTATGCAGTCAGGCAAATGGGATGCAAGTGTGCGGGGAAACAGTGAGATAATGAGGAAAGCTGAAACCCTCTGTGAACACAAAATCATCAGTAGCTTCTAAACGTGGGGCGCAGGGTATAAATGTACACTGCAGGACTAAAATGGGCATCCCCAAATTTGGTCCAACGAAAGTAGCTAAACAATCACCTGGAGGCGGATGAGCAACTTGGTGGTGGTGCGGTCCTTGGATTCCGCGGCGGCAGTGAGCGTTGACGTGGTCGGCCGGAACTTGTTCCGCAGGAGAGCGTACGCGGCCGCCGGAAGCGACGGGACACCGTCAAGGTCCCCACACCTAGGGTTCTGCAGCACGTACCTGAACACGCAAACGCAGATAACACCAACACTCAGATGAGTGAGGAGGAGGGGTAGGATGTGGCGTGCGCGTAGGGTTCCAGGGATGAGAGATGTACTTCCAAATAAGGGGGATGAAGTGGGGGGAGATGCCGGCGCCGTCGAACTCCGCGCGGATGTAGGCGGCGTCGAACacggagcggcgcggcggcggcgatgaagacgacgacgacgccatAAGGATTTGGCGGAGCGGAGGGGGGGAATGGGAAGGGGTCCGAGGTGAGAGGGTGGGGGAAATAGCGGCGTATGGCTGAAGCAATCTGTGGGTTTTGGGGGTTTTTGACGGGGGCCATTATTTCGAAATGAAACTGCCGGTGCTGGTGAAAGGCGTTGTCGCTCAGATTTAACAAGacaatttttttctctaaaaaaaacaagagaatTTTTTAAGGGCAACCAGAGCAAATTTAGAATCGAACCAAACAGTCTAATGAGATGCTTTCGTGTAATAATAACAAAACAATGCTTAAAGGAGCAGCAATCTTCTACTGCGTGCAGAGGTATCGGctatgcaaaaaaaaggcagaaaaATGCTGAGGGCCATATCataaatttgcaacatattGGAACAGATACAAATCAATGAGTATTTTGCATGTTGAACATACTTGATCCATCGATGCAGGAACTCATACTGTTTTGTTACAGACACTTCACTCCGAAGGAAAGAAGAGAACATATTGAATCCAACAACAAGTTCAATGGATCCTACATGAAGTGAACTGATACTATTCAGTACAGACACTTAGATTCAATTCAAGTGGAAACCAAAACATCATCCAAATAAAAATTCTAGATAAGATGCCATTCAAGCTGTGTCACAGCCATATAGTCAACATTTCATACCAATGAAACCAAGTACATGGCCAGCTAGCCATCCCAAACAACTGACAACGATGCAAAACATAACCATCACCTAGTCAACGAAAATCACTCCAGGCAACAAGGTAACTACAGTTACAACAATGCTTCAACTTTTGCAATCTGCTCTTCTTCAGTTAGCGGGGCTGGCGTACAGTTTGTCTGATCGTAAAGGTCATGcttccatttttcttcttggtcACCAGCAGCCTGATACATGTTGTTTCTCCCATCATATGAGTTGTTAAACCTGTCTCTGTCTCTTCCCCCTCTACCAGCAAAACGCCCCCTTGAATCATAGCCATTTCTCTGACCAGCACTCCTGTAATCAGAAAAACCCCACCTGGTACCCCGATCATCTGGCCTTACGAATTCCCGTGAGTGGTGActtctcctttcttctcccATTCCAGAGAGCCCAGGTTGATCAGGTTTACGTGATCTTGAATCCGGTTCTGTAACAGCGGCAGATCCTTGCTCCTCAAGTGGCATTCCCATCTCCCTAAATGCTGGCCTCCTCTTGGCAGCAGGagcttcttcctccaactGAAAAAATCCATCATGCTTCCATGTAGACTCGACATCACTCTGTTGGTGAACCTGCTCAGCCTTTCCCTGCAAACTATGTCCCTCGGACTTGTGTTTATCTCTATCACCAAGATGTTCCTTTGATCTCTTTGTCTTCCATATtctttaaaat
This is a stretch of genomic DNA from Brachypodium distachyon strain Bd21 chromosome 1, Brachypodium_distachyon_v3.0, whole genome shotgun sequence. It encodes these proteins:
- the LOC100834465 gene encoding uncharacterized protein LOC100834465 — translated: MGIRRFVNLLVANRTRCTYSLRRFDLSQNQFFYDSPEELASHGRVLPIQKYTEGSAYSPLKRKKANDKNKKQLAASDIGTIRLPAPFFTMRPTPCRPGKPGEHQLDVFALSERKIMLADRHRRVLSYDADSHCALTMPWLHAPKTDPLTVSIPGSQQDDGEGSIYIIERMLWPESQRSFQFEALVSDRFHAGGYHPFGTWGCQAFQLPPTSLSKRALVCCAAAVGNAICVSISGAGTYCFDRASHAWSHAGDWMMPFFGTPEYVPELNLWFGISGRDFKLPCAADLSPVARGQPPEPALFWGHDDHLPEEWHYRLCTPSQMVSLGSGKFCILRYLETRIPCPDEVIVDNSYAVFTGLEVLAGNGKKHGLRMVSHKSRRCRNPQANSIQRLL
- the LOC100826487 gene encoding uncharacterized protein LOC100826487 isoform X2 codes for the protein MASSSSSSPPPRRSVFDAAYIRAEFDGAGISPHFIPLIWKYVLQNPRCGDLDGVPSLPAAAYALLRNKFRPTTSTLTAAAESKDRTTTKLLIRLQNGESVEAVVMRYDTRLGKYDGKPRPGGVRSTLCVSSQVGCKMGCRFCATGTMGFKSNLSSGEIVEQLVHASRYSQIRNVVFMGMGEPLNNYTAVVEAIHVLTGPPFQLSPKRITVSTIMPAARAFPLGKLMNALQSYQNESKQTIFIEYIMLDGVNDQEQHAHQLGKLLETFKAVVNLIPFNPIGSSSNFKTSSDQSVKKFQKVLRGVYSIRTTVRQEMGQDIAGACGQLVVSLPDERSAGGATLLSDIEDLRI
- the LOC100826487 gene encoding uncharacterized protein LOC100826487 isoform X1, with amino-acid sequence MASSSSSSPPPRRSVFDAAYIRAEFDGAGISPHFIPLIWKYVLQNPRCGDLDGVPSLPAAAYALLRNKFRPTTSTLTAAAESKDRTTTKLLIRLQNGESVEAVVMRYDTRLGKYDGKPRPGGVRSTLCVSSQVGCKMGCRFCATGTMGFKSNLSSGEIVEQLVHASRYSQIRNVVFMGMGEPLNNYTAVVEAIHVLTGPPFQLSPKRITVSTVGIIHSINKFNNDLPNINLAVSLHAPDQDIRCQIMPAARAFPLGKLMNALQSYQNESKQTIFIEYIMLDGVNDQEQHAHQLGKLLETFKAVVNLIPFNPIGSSSNFKTSSDQSVKKFQKVLRGVYSIRTTVRQEMGQDIAGACGQLVVSLPDERSAGGATLLSDIEDLRI